A genomic region of Acipenser ruthenus chromosome 9, fAciRut3.2 maternal haplotype, whole genome shotgun sequence contains the following coding sequences:
- the LOC117405355 gene encoding protein associated with UVRAG as autophagy enhancer-like isoform X1 produces MTVKRPEERHCARMSSCRISRKRYGTVKRHSRKNDMDQRISQMIDKGNTPLPLPVSECKPSRGSKGVLQKTSSVKQTSLTSLLSGEFSKPAVIGHSDSPAGIKEILVSVLETSGGLKYQPVLKNAAGARDWSDSSDEELTGGSSTDGCDGYYRNSNTTCQTDNETTGQLDSVHLDAGFDRLSLPRSSPVISRKMKSSPVERSPSHVLLSSSPETSATSETCQAESQDEQRSPSLPPPKPRSNSLTASFNRLFPTGLYFPFRGSAFMEGVWGNSEEGSNSDVSIYSVRSEQNAEELVSPVDYSVGPLSASIDIDKENAHFIIADMIVAALENMKCTILSRTANQSGRASAASGVSEEASDGCHSVSKKHSESTASSDSGYEGYPGHQSITRVSPDLTASNPHLEKEEEVSAETRITQQPCSSLGIFAVNVSECKLDENKPSTEAETASSSSPSSRPCCAEALAQQLVRMFRKQWLHSECQQQQQSGSLLPSLQELLPGRADWMAESSLNLAEEIKLKSRMRGTWIWAPPRFQIIFIIHPVSKRDSVVASQHYLCAGCGTQVEPRYIKKLRYCEYLGKYFCDCCHSNSESLIPGRVIMKWDFSKYPVCNFSKQLLDHIWQNPLFNVSCINTSLYTKVKELDKFRELQEQLIIIKKLLKSCRVSVSLLQEFEQLPEHLTQEQHLFSMDDFMKIKRGVLIPQAKGLLKTALSHVENCELCQARGFICEICRNNDVLFPFQTDICKRCAVCKACFHKDCFRFEQCPKCTRIQTRQNRISQLVV; encoded by the exons aCACTGTGCAAGGATGAGTTCCTGCAGAATCTCCAGAAAAAGATATGGCACAGTGAAAAGACACAGTAGAAAGAATGACATGGATCAACGCATTTCACAGATG attgacAAAGGCAACACTCCTCTTCCCCTCCCTGTGTCTGAATGTAAACCCTCAAGGGGGTCAAAGGGAGTCCTTCAAAAGACCTCTTCTGTCAAGCAGACTTCTCTCACCTCATTACTTTCAG GGGAGTTTTCGAAGCCGGCAGTAATTGGACACTCTGACAGTCCTGCAGGAATAAAGGAGATTCTTGTGTCGGTGCTGGAAACTTCAGGTGGACTGAAATACCAGCCTGTGCTCAAGAATGCTGCTGGAGCCAGAGACTGGTCAGATAGCAGTGATGAGGAGCTCACGGGGGGCAGCTCCACTGATGGCTGTGATGGATACTACAGAAACAGCAACACTACTTGTCAAACGGACAATGAGACAACAGGACAGCTGGATTCTGTCCATTTAGACGCAGGTTTTGACCGCTTATCTCTACCTAGAAGTAGCCCTGTCATTTCCCGGAAAATGAAATCCTCACCTGTAGAGAGGTCCCCCTCCCATGTGCTGCTTTCATCTTCACCTGAAACATCTGCCACCTCAGAAACGTGCCAAGCAGAGTCACAGGATGAGCAGAGAAGCCCTTCCCTTCCACCCCCTAAACCGAGAAGCAACTCCCTGACGGCCAGTTTCAACAGGCTGTTCCCTACCGGCCTCTACTTTCCTTTCAGAGGCTCTGCGTTTATGGAAGGAGTTTGGGGAAACTCTGAAGAGGGATCCAACTCGGATGTCAGCATATATTCTG TGAGAAGTGAGCAAAACGCTGAAGAGCTGGTCAGTCCTGTGGATTACAGTGTCGGGCCTTTAAGTGCTAGCATTGACATTGACAAG GAGAATGCACACTTCATCATTGCAGACATGATCGTGGCAGCTTTGGAGAACATGAAGTGTACTATTCTGAGCAGGACAGCTAACCAGTCGGGGAGAGCAAGCGCTGCCTCTGGAGTCTCGGAAGAGGCTTCCGATGGCTGTCACTCAGTCTCCAAGAAACACTCTGAGTCCACTGCGTCCTCAGATAGCGGCTATGAAG GTTACCCTGGGCACCAGTCCATCACAAGAGTTTCTCCTGACCTGACTGCCTCGAACCCACACCTTGAAAAGGAGGAAGAAGTCTCTG CAGAAACAAGGATCACACAACAGCCCTGCAGTAGCCTGGGAATTTTTGCTGTAAACGTTTCTG aaTGCAAATTAGATGAAAACAAGCCAAGCACAGAAGCTGAAACTGCAAG TTCCTCATCACCTTCCTCCAGGCCCTGCTGTGCTGAAGCCTTGGCTCAGCAGCTGGTCAGGATGTTCCGGAAGCAATGGCTGCACTCGGAGTGTCAACAGCAGCAACAGTCTGGCAGTTTGCTCCCCTCGCTGCAGGAA CTTCTCCCGGGTAGAGCTGATTGGATGGCTGAGTCCAGTCTGAACCTAGCAGAAGAGATTAAGCTGAAGTCCAGAATGCGAGGCACTTGGATTTGGGCGCCACCTCGCTTTCAGATCATCTTTATTATACACCCAGTGTCAAA GCGGGACTCTGTTGTAGCTTCTCAACATTACCTTTGTGCAGGTTGTGGAACCCAAGTGGAGCCAa GGTATATTAAGAAGCTGCGATACTGTGAGTACTTGGGGAAGTACTTCTGCGACTGTTGCCATAGCAATTCTGAGTCTCTCATCCCAGGACGAGTCATCATGAAATGGGACTTCAGTAAATACCCAGTGTGTAACTTCTCCAAACAGCTGCTGGACCATATATGGCAGAACCCCTTGTTCAATGTTTCCTGCATCAACACGTCGTTATACACAAAAGTAAAAGAGCTGGACAAATTCAGG gAACTTCAGGAACAGTTAATTATTATAAAGAAGCTGTTGAAATCATGCAGAGTGTCAGTAAG TCTCCTGCAGGAGTTTGAACAGCTACCAGAGCACTTGACTCAGGAGCAGCACCTCTTCTCAATGGATGACTTCATGAAAATCAAGCGTGGCGTTCTCATTCCTCAGGCCAAGGGGCTTCTGAAAACAGCTTTGTCTCACGTTGAAAACTGTGAG TTGTGCCAGGCCAGGGGTTTTATCTGTGAGATCTGCAGGAACAATGACGTGCTGTTCCCCTTCCAGACAGACATCTGTAAGAGATGTGCAG TATGCAAAGCCTGTTTTCATAAAGACTGCTTCCGATTTGAACAGTGCCCCAAATGCACCCGGATTCAAACTCGGCAAAACAGGATTTCCCAACTGGTTGTATAG
- the LOC117405355 gene encoding protein associated with UVRAG as autophagy enhancer-like isoform X3 — protein MTVKRPEERHCARMSSCRISRKRYGTVKRHSRKNDMDQRISQMIDKGNTPLPLPVSECKPSRGSKGVLQKTSSVKQTSLTSLLSGEFSKPAVIGHSDSPAGIKEILVSVLETSGGLKYQPVLKNAAGARDWSDSSDEELTGGSSTDGCDGYYRNSNTTCQTDNETTGQLDSVHLDAGFDRLSLPRSSPVISRKMKSSPVERSPSHVLLSSSPETSATSETCQAESQDEQRSPSLPPPKPRSNSLTASFNRLFPTGLYFPFRGSAFMEGVWGNSEEGSNSDVSIYSVRSEQNAEELVSPVDYSVGPLSASIDIDKENAHFIIADMIVAALENMKCTILSRTANQSGRASAASGVSEEASDGCHSVSKKHSESTASSDSGYEGYPGHQSITRVSPDLTASNPHLEKEEEVSECKLDENKPSTEAETASSSSPSSRPCCAEALAQQLVRMFRKQWLHSECQQQQQSGSLLPSLQEVSLQCGYNSYTRQLLPGRADWMAESSLNLAEEIKLKSRMRGTWIWAPPRFQIIFIIHPVSKRDSVVASQHYLCAGCGTQVEPRYIKKLRYCEYLGKYFCDCCHSNSESLIPGRVIMKWDFSKYPVCNFSKQLLDHIWQNPLFNVSCINTSLYTKVKELDKFRELQEQLIIIKKLLKSCRVSVSLLQEFEQLPEHLTQEQHLFSMDDFMKIKRGVLIPQAKGLLKTALSHVENCELCQARGFICEICRNNDVLFPFQTDICKRCAVCKACFHKDCFRFEQCPKCTRIQTRQNRISQLVV, from the exons aCACTGTGCAAGGATGAGTTCCTGCAGAATCTCCAGAAAAAGATATGGCACAGTGAAAAGACACAGTAGAAAGAATGACATGGATCAACGCATTTCACAGATG attgacAAAGGCAACACTCCTCTTCCCCTCCCTGTGTCTGAATGTAAACCCTCAAGGGGGTCAAAGGGAGTCCTTCAAAAGACCTCTTCTGTCAAGCAGACTTCTCTCACCTCATTACTTTCAG GGGAGTTTTCGAAGCCGGCAGTAATTGGACACTCTGACAGTCCTGCAGGAATAAAGGAGATTCTTGTGTCGGTGCTGGAAACTTCAGGTGGACTGAAATACCAGCCTGTGCTCAAGAATGCTGCTGGAGCCAGAGACTGGTCAGATAGCAGTGATGAGGAGCTCACGGGGGGCAGCTCCACTGATGGCTGTGATGGATACTACAGAAACAGCAACACTACTTGTCAAACGGACAATGAGACAACAGGACAGCTGGATTCTGTCCATTTAGACGCAGGTTTTGACCGCTTATCTCTACCTAGAAGTAGCCCTGTCATTTCCCGGAAAATGAAATCCTCACCTGTAGAGAGGTCCCCCTCCCATGTGCTGCTTTCATCTTCACCTGAAACATCTGCCACCTCAGAAACGTGCCAAGCAGAGTCACAGGATGAGCAGAGAAGCCCTTCCCTTCCACCCCCTAAACCGAGAAGCAACTCCCTGACGGCCAGTTTCAACAGGCTGTTCCCTACCGGCCTCTACTTTCCTTTCAGAGGCTCTGCGTTTATGGAAGGAGTTTGGGGAAACTCTGAAGAGGGATCCAACTCGGATGTCAGCATATATTCTG TGAGAAGTGAGCAAAACGCTGAAGAGCTGGTCAGTCCTGTGGATTACAGTGTCGGGCCTTTAAGTGCTAGCATTGACATTGACAAG GAGAATGCACACTTCATCATTGCAGACATGATCGTGGCAGCTTTGGAGAACATGAAGTGTACTATTCTGAGCAGGACAGCTAACCAGTCGGGGAGAGCAAGCGCTGCCTCTGGAGTCTCGGAAGAGGCTTCCGATGGCTGTCACTCAGTCTCCAAGAAACACTCTGAGTCCACTGCGTCCTCAGATAGCGGCTATGAAG GTTACCCTGGGCACCAGTCCATCACAAGAGTTTCTCCTGACCTGACTGCCTCGAACCCACACCTTGAAAAGGAGGAAGAAGTCTCTG aaTGCAAATTAGATGAAAACAAGCCAAGCACAGAAGCTGAAACTGCAAG TTCCTCATCACCTTCCTCCAGGCCCTGCTGTGCTGAAGCCTTGGCTCAGCAGCTGGTCAGGATGTTCCGGAAGCAATGGCTGCACTCGGAGTGTCAACAGCAGCAACAGTCTGGCAGTTTGCTCCCCTCGCTGCAGGAAGTGAGTCTTCAATGTGGTTATAACAGCTACACCAGACAG CTTCTCCCGGGTAGAGCTGATTGGATGGCTGAGTCCAGTCTGAACCTAGCAGAAGAGATTAAGCTGAAGTCCAGAATGCGAGGCACTTGGATTTGGGCGCCACCTCGCTTTCAGATCATCTTTATTATACACCCAGTGTCAAA GCGGGACTCTGTTGTAGCTTCTCAACATTACCTTTGTGCAGGTTGTGGAACCCAAGTGGAGCCAa GGTATATTAAGAAGCTGCGATACTGTGAGTACTTGGGGAAGTACTTCTGCGACTGTTGCCATAGCAATTCTGAGTCTCTCATCCCAGGACGAGTCATCATGAAATGGGACTTCAGTAAATACCCAGTGTGTAACTTCTCCAAACAGCTGCTGGACCATATATGGCAGAACCCCTTGTTCAATGTTTCCTGCATCAACACGTCGTTATACACAAAAGTAAAAGAGCTGGACAAATTCAGG gAACTTCAGGAACAGTTAATTATTATAAAGAAGCTGTTGAAATCATGCAGAGTGTCAGTAAG TCTCCTGCAGGAGTTTGAACAGCTACCAGAGCACTTGACTCAGGAGCAGCACCTCTTCTCAATGGATGACTTCATGAAAATCAAGCGTGGCGTTCTCATTCCTCAGGCCAAGGGGCTTCTGAAAACAGCTTTGTCTCACGTTGAAAACTGTGAG TTGTGCCAGGCCAGGGGTTTTATCTGTGAGATCTGCAGGAACAATGACGTGCTGTTCCCCTTCCAGACAGACATCTGTAAGAGATGTGCAG TATGCAAAGCCTGTTTTCATAAAGACTGCTTCCGATTTGAACAGTGCCCCAAATGCACCCGGATTCAAACTCGGCAAAACAGGATTTCCCAACTGGTTGTATAG
- the LOC117405355 gene encoding protein associated with UVRAG as autophagy enhancer-like isoform X2 has translation MSSCRISRKRYGTVKRHSRKNDMDQRISQMIDKGNTPLPLPVSECKPSRGSKGVLQKTSSVKQTSLTSLLSGEFSKPAVIGHSDSPAGIKEILVSVLETSGGLKYQPVLKNAAGARDWSDSSDEELTGGSSTDGCDGYYRNSNTTCQTDNETTGQLDSVHLDAGFDRLSLPRSSPVISRKMKSSPVERSPSHVLLSSSPETSATSETCQAESQDEQRSPSLPPPKPRSNSLTASFNRLFPTGLYFPFRGSAFMEGVWGNSEEGSNSDVSIYSVRSEQNAEELVSPVDYSVGPLSASIDIDKENAHFIIADMIVAALENMKCTILSRTANQSGRASAASGVSEEASDGCHSVSKKHSESTASSDSGYEGYPGHQSITRVSPDLTASNPHLEKEEEVSAETRITQQPCSSLGIFAVNVSECKLDENKPSTEAETASSSSPSSRPCCAEALAQQLVRMFRKQWLHSECQQQQQSGSLLPSLQEVSLQCGYNSYTRQLLPGRADWMAESSLNLAEEIKLKSRMRGTWIWAPPRFQIIFIIHPVSKRDSVVASQHYLCAGCGTQVEPRYIKKLRYCEYLGKYFCDCCHSNSESLIPGRVIMKWDFSKYPVCNFSKQLLDHIWQNPLFNVSCINTSLYTKVKELDKFRELQEQLIIIKKLLKSCRVSVSLLQEFEQLPEHLTQEQHLFSMDDFMKIKRGVLIPQAKGLLKTALSHVENCELCQARGFICEICRNNDVLFPFQTDICKRCAVCKACFHKDCFRFEQCPKCTRIQTRQNRISQLVV, from the exons ATGAGTTCCTGCAGAATCTCCAGAAAAAGATATGGCACAGTGAAAAGACACAGTAGAAAGAATGACATGGATCAACGCATTTCACAGATG attgacAAAGGCAACACTCCTCTTCCCCTCCCTGTGTCTGAATGTAAACCCTCAAGGGGGTCAAAGGGAGTCCTTCAAAAGACCTCTTCTGTCAAGCAGACTTCTCTCACCTCATTACTTTCAG GGGAGTTTTCGAAGCCGGCAGTAATTGGACACTCTGACAGTCCTGCAGGAATAAAGGAGATTCTTGTGTCGGTGCTGGAAACTTCAGGTGGACTGAAATACCAGCCTGTGCTCAAGAATGCTGCTGGAGCCAGAGACTGGTCAGATAGCAGTGATGAGGAGCTCACGGGGGGCAGCTCCACTGATGGCTGTGATGGATACTACAGAAACAGCAACACTACTTGTCAAACGGACAATGAGACAACAGGACAGCTGGATTCTGTCCATTTAGACGCAGGTTTTGACCGCTTATCTCTACCTAGAAGTAGCCCTGTCATTTCCCGGAAAATGAAATCCTCACCTGTAGAGAGGTCCCCCTCCCATGTGCTGCTTTCATCTTCACCTGAAACATCTGCCACCTCAGAAACGTGCCAAGCAGAGTCACAGGATGAGCAGAGAAGCCCTTCCCTTCCACCCCCTAAACCGAGAAGCAACTCCCTGACGGCCAGTTTCAACAGGCTGTTCCCTACCGGCCTCTACTTTCCTTTCAGAGGCTCTGCGTTTATGGAAGGAGTTTGGGGAAACTCTGAAGAGGGATCCAACTCGGATGTCAGCATATATTCTG TGAGAAGTGAGCAAAACGCTGAAGAGCTGGTCAGTCCTGTGGATTACAGTGTCGGGCCTTTAAGTGCTAGCATTGACATTGACAAG GAGAATGCACACTTCATCATTGCAGACATGATCGTGGCAGCTTTGGAGAACATGAAGTGTACTATTCTGAGCAGGACAGCTAACCAGTCGGGGAGAGCAAGCGCTGCCTCTGGAGTCTCGGAAGAGGCTTCCGATGGCTGTCACTCAGTCTCCAAGAAACACTCTGAGTCCACTGCGTCCTCAGATAGCGGCTATGAAG GTTACCCTGGGCACCAGTCCATCACAAGAGTTTCTCCTGACCTGACTGCCTCGAACCCACACCTTGAAAAGGAGGAAGAAGTCTCTG CAGAAACAAGGATCACACAACAGCCCTGCAGTAGCCTGGGAATTTTTGCTGTAAACGTTTCTG aaTGCAAATTAGATGAAAACAAGCCAAGCACAGAAGCTGAAACTGCAAG TTCCTCATCACCTTCCTCCAGGCCCTGCTGTGCTGAAGCCTTGGCTCAGCAGCTGGTCAGGATGTTCCGGAAGCAATGGCTGCACTCGGAGTGTCAACAGCAGCAACAGTCTGGCAGTTTGCTCCCCTCGCTGCAGGAAGTGAGTCTTCAATGTGGTTATAACAGCTACACCAGACAG CTTCTCCCGGGTAGAGCTGATTGGATGGCTGAGTCCAGTCTGAACCTAGCAGAAGAGATTAAGCTGAAGTCCAGAATGCGAGGCACTTGGATTTGGGCGCCACCTCGCTTTCAGATCATCTTTATTATACACCCAGTGTCAAA GCGGGACTCTGTTGTAGCTTCTCAACATTACCTTTGTGCAGGTTGTGGAACCCAAGTGGAGCCAa GGTATATTAAGAAGCTGCGATACTGTGAGTACTTGGGGAAGTACTTCTGCGACTGTTGCCATAGCAATTCTGAGTCTCTCATCCCAGGACGAGTCATCATGAAATGGGACTTCAGTAAATACCCAGTGTGTAACTTCTCCAAACAGCTGCTGGACCATATATGGCAGAACCCCTTGTTCAATGTTTCCTGCATCAACACGTCGTTATACACAAAAGTAAAAGAGCTGGACAAATTCAGG gAACTTCAGGAACAGTTAATTATTATAAAGAAGCTGTTGAAATCATGCAGAGTGTCAGTAAG TCTCCTGCAGGAGTTTGAACAGCTACCAGAGCACTTGACTCAGGAGCAGCACCTCTTCTCAATGGATGACTTCATGAAAATCAAGCGTGGCGTTCTCATTCCTCAGGCCAAGGGGCTTCTGAAAACAGCTTTGTCTCACGTTGAAAACTGTGAG TTGTGCCAGGCCAGGGGTTTTATCTGTGAGATCTGCAGGAACAATGACGTGCTGTTCCCCTTCCAGACAGACATCTGTAAGAGATGTGCAG TATGCAAAGCCTGTTTTCATAAAGACTGCTTCCGATTTGAACAGTGCCCCAAATGCACCCGGATTCAAACTCGGCAAAACAGGATTTCCCAACTGGTTGTATAG